A part of Tachysurus vachellii isolate PV-2020 chromosome 4, HZAU_Pvac_v1, whole genome shotgun sequence genomic DNA contains:
- the serbp1a gene encoding SERPINE1 mRNA binding protein 1a isoform X1, with amino-acid sequence MPGHLQEGFGCVVTNRFDQLFDDEEDPFEVLKQAETKKKDTAAAPGAKSAAQAAKQPRKDTQKDRKVPVPEKKEDTTTPVALKKEGMRRMGRRPEQQAQQGSQQQQQQGGQGEGRPQAERRTERRPPRERRSDKPAEDKPAEGGEFSVEKSAGERPFRGRGGGRGGRGGRGRGLGRSDGFDSRGKREFDRHSGSDRSSFKPEEKRGGGGPHNWGTVKDELSELDQSNVTEETPEGEEHPPADSENKENEAEEVKEEGPKEMTLDEWKAQQDKERAKVEFNLRKANDGSEWKKGFLLHKSKAKDAPLEDAAGDHHLRKPANDITSQLEINFGDLGRPGRGRGGPRGGRGGGGGARGGGGPTRPPRERRPEKVSGGSVPNVDDPEAFPALA; translated from the exons ATGCCCGGACATCTACAAGAAGGTTTCGGCTGCGTCGTTACCAATCGGTTCGACCAGTTATTTGATGATGAAGAGGATCCGTTTGAGGTGTTAAAACAAGCCGAGACCAAGAAGAAGGACACGGCCGCCGCTCCGGGGGCCAAGAGCGCGGCGCAGGCGGCCAAACAGCCCCGCAAGGACACGCAGAAGGACAGGAAAGTGCCTGTTCCCGAGAAGAAAGAAGACACCACGACGCCCGTTGCTCTGAAGAAGGAAG gcaTGAGGAGGATGGGCCGGCGGCCGGAGCAGCAGGCTCAGCAGGGCTctcagcagcaacagcagcagggGGGTCAGGGCGAGGGTCGCCCCCAGGCAGAACGACGCACCGAGAGAAGGCCTCCACGTGAGCGCCGATCAGATAAACCTGCTGAGGACAAGCCAGCAGAGGGTGGAGAGTTCTCTGTGGAAAA GTCTGCTGGCGAGCGGCCGTTCCGAGGCCGTGGCGGAGGCAGAGGGGGTCGTGGAGGTCGAGGCAGAGGCTTGGGACGCAGCGATGGATTTGACTCGCGTGGAAAACGTGAATTCGACAGGCACAGTGGCAGCGACCGCTC CAGCTTTAAACCAGAAGAAAAGCGAGGAGGTGGAGGACCTCATAACTGGGGCACCGTCAAAGACGAACTGAG CGAGCTTGACCAATCAAATGTCACAGAGGAGACCCCTGAGGGAGAGGAGCACCCACCCGCTGACTCTGAGAACAA GGAGAACGAGGCTGAGGAGGTAAAAGAAGAAGGGCCTAAAGAAATGACCCTGGACGAATGGAAAGCCCAGCAGGACAAGGAGAGAGCTAAGGTGGAGTTCAACCTTCGTAAAGCCAATGACGGATCTGAATGGAAGAAAGGATTCCTGCTGCACAAGTCCAAAGCCAAGGAT GCTCCATTAGAGGACGCCGCTGGTGATCACCACCTCCGCAAGCCTGCCAATGACATCACGTCCCAGCTGGAGATTAACTTCGGAGACCTGGGCCGTCCCGGACGCGGCCGTGGAGGACCccgtggaggaagaggaggaggaggaggagcccGTGGGGGTGGCGGACCTACCAGACCACCTCGTGAGCGCAGGCCTGAGAAG gTGAGCGGAGGATCAGTTCCCAACGTGGATGATCCGGAGGCTTTTCCAGCTCTGGCTTAA
- the hsd17b7 gene encoding 3-keto-steroid reductase has protein sequence MDRMGRVVLVTGANSGVGLALCERLLSEDAQLQLCLACRNEQRAAAARQSLLISHPKAQVSLVRLDVGSTRSVLSAAEEIRQRFSRLDYLYLNAGIMPSPQVDFRALYKGLFSGKAIHMFSTGEGLLTQKDDVTSDGLQQVFATNLFGHFLLVRELEPLLCQPGHSSRVIWTSSSNARRSAFSLDDLQHKQGTEPYSSSKYASDLLSLALNRHYNSQGLFSSVICPGLVMTNLTYGILPSFFWTLIMPIMWLIRIFTNTFTLTPYNGAEALFWLFKQKPETLDPMVKYHSLTSGLGNNYIQSRKMDIDDTTSAALYKKLLEMEKTLRKKLKDEDGA, from the exons ATGGACAGAATGGGGAGAGTTGTGTTGGTGACTGGTGCAAACAG tGGCGTAGGCCTGGCCCTGTGTGAGCGCCTCCTAAGTGAAGATGCTCAGCTCCAGCTGTGTCTGGCCTGCAGGAATGAGCAGAGGGCTGCTGCAGCCCGTCAGTCTTTGCTCATCTCTCACCCTAAAGCTCAGGTTTCTCTCGTTCGGCTAGATGTGGGCAGCACGCGCTCTGTCCTCAGTGCTGCCGAGGAGATCCGACAGAG ATTCAGCAGGCTTGACTACCTCTACCTCAATGCTGGGATCATGCCTAGTCCACAGGTGGATTTCAGGGCTCTCTATAAAGGCTTGTTTTCTGG TAAAGCAATCCACATGTTTTCTACGGGAGAAGGGTTACTGACGCAGAAAGACGACGTCACATCTGATGGTCTACAACAAGTGTTTGCTACCAACCTGTTCGGCCACTTCTTACTG GTTCGGGAATTGGAGCCCCTGTTATGCCAACCAGGCCACAGCTCTCGGGTGATCTGGACCTCGTCTAGCAACGCACGGCGTTCTGCTTTCAGTCTGGATGACCTGCAGCACAAGCAAGGCACGGAACCGTACAGCTCCTCTAAATACGCATCTGACCTGCTGAGCCTGGCCCTGAACCGGCATTATAACAGCCAG GGTCTGTTTTCATCAGTGATATGTCCCGGATTGGTGATGACTAACCTCACATACGGCATCCTCCCCTCCTTCTTCTGGACCCTTATCATGCCAATAATGTGGCTG ATAAGAATCTTCACCAATACCTTCACCCTCACACCTTATAACGGGGCCGAGGCTTTG TTTTGGCTGTTCAAGCAGAAACCGGAGACACTGGATCCGATGGTCAAATACCACAGTTTAACCTCCGGACTGGGAAACAATTACATACAGTCCCGCAAG ATGGATATTGATGACACTACCTCAGCAGCACTTTACAAGAAACTTCTAGAAATGGAGAAAACCTTGAGAAAGAAACTGAAAGATGAAGATGGAGCATAa
- the serbp1a gene encoding SERPINE1 mRNA binding protein 1a isoform X2 has product MPGHLQEGFGCVVTNRFDQLFDDEEDPFEVLKQAETKKKDTAAAPGAKSAAQAAKQPRKDTQKDRKVPVPEKKEDTTTPVALKKEGMRRMGRRPEQQAQQGSQQQQQQGGQGEGRPQAERRTERRPPRERRSDKPAEDKPAEGGEFSVEKSAGERPFRGRGGGRGGRGGRGRGLGRSDGFDSRGKREFDRHSGSDRSFKPEEKRGGGGPHNWGTVKDELSELDQSNVTEETPEGEEHPPADSENKENEAEEVKEEGPKEMTLDEWKAQQDKERAKVEFNLRKANDGSEWKKGFLLHKSKAKDAPLEDAAGDHHLRKPANDITSQLEINFGDLGRPGRGRGGPRGGRGGGGGARGGGGPTRPPRERRPEKVSGGSVPNVDDPEAFPALA; this is encoded by the exons ATGCCCGGACATCTACAAGAAGGTTTCGGCTGCGTCGTTACCAATCGGTTCGACCAGTTATTTGATGATGAAGAGGATCCGTTTGAGGTGTTAAAACAAGCCGAGACCAAGAAGAAGGACACGGCCGCCGCTCCGGGGGCCAAGAGCGCGGCGCAGGCGGCCAAACAGCCCCGCAAGGACACGCAGAAGGACAGGAAAGTGCCTGTTCCCGAGAAGAAAGAAGACACCACGACGCCCGTTGCTCTGAAGAAGGAAG gcaTGAGGAGGATGGGCCGGCGGCCGGAGCAGCAGGCTCAGCAGGGCTctcagcagcaacagcagcagggGGGTCAGGGCGAGGGTCGCCCCCAGGCAGAACGACGCACCGAGAGAAGGCCTCCACGTGAGCGCCGATCAGATAAACCTGCTGAGGACAAGCCAGCAGAGGGTGGAGAGTTCTCTGTGGAAAA GTCTGCTGGCGAGCGGCCGTTCCGAGGCCGTGGCGGAGGCAGAGGGGGTCGTGGAGGTCGAGGCAGAGGCTTGGGACGCAGCGATGGATTTGACTCGCGTGGAAAACGTGAATTCGACAGGCACAGTGGCAGCGACCGCTC CTTTAAACCAGAAGAAAAGCGAGGAGGTGGAGGACCTCATAACTGGGGCACCGTCAAAGACGAACTGAG CGAGCTTGACCAATCAAATGTCACAGAGGAGACCCCTGAGGGAGAGGAGCACCCACCCGCTGACTCTGAGAACAA GGAGAACGAGGCTGAGGAGGTAAAAGAAGAAGGGCCTAAAGAAATGACCCTGGACGAATGGAAAGCCCAGCAGGACAAGGAGAGAGCTAAGGTGGAGTTCAACCTTCGTAAAGCCAATGACGGATCTGAATGGAAGAAAGGATTCCTGCTGCACAAGTCCAAAGCCAAGGAT GCTCCATTAGAGGACGCCGCTGGTGATCACCACCTCCGCAAGCCTGCCAATGACATCACGTCCCAGCTGGAGATTAACTTCGGAGACCTGGGCCGTCCCGGACGCGGCCGTGGAGGACCccgtggaggaagaggaggaggaggaggagcccGTGGGGGTGGCGGACCTACCAGACCACCTCGTGAGCGCAGGCCTGAGAAG gTGAGCGGAGGATCAGTTCCCAACGTGGATGATCCGGAGGCTTTTCCAGCTCTGGCTTAA